A portion of the Burkholderia pseudomultivorans genome contains these proteins:
- a CDS encoding bifunctional transcriptional regulator/glucokinase has translation MSTGAQSKAVVAGQHADGPRLLADVGGTNARFALETGPGEITQIRVYPGADYPTITDAIRKYLKDVKISRVNHAAIAIANPVDGDQVTMTNHDWSFSIEATRRALGFDTLLVVNDFTALAMALPGLTDAQRVQIGGGTRRQNSVIGLLGPGTGLGVSGLIPADDRWIALGSEGGHASFAPQDEREDLVLQYARKKFPHVSFERVCAGPGMEIVYRALAARDKKRVAATVDTAEIVERAHAGDALALEAVDCFCAILGTFAGNIAVTLGALGGVYIGGGVALKLGELFTRSPFRARFEAKGRFEAYLANIPTYLITAEYPAFLGVSAILAEQLSNRSGGASSAVFERIRQMRDALTPAERRVADLALNHPRSIINDPIVDIARKADVSQPTVIRFCRSLGCQGLSDFKLKLATGLTGTIPMSHSQVHLGDTATDFGAKVLDNTVSAILQLREHLNFEHVENAIETLNGARRIEFYGLGNSNIVAQDAHYKFFRFGIPTIAYGDLYMQAASAALLGKGDVIVAVSKSGRAPELLRVLDVAMQAGAKVIAITSSNTPLAKRATVALETDHIEMRESQLSMISRILHLLMIDILAVGVAIRRASPNGELSEAVAQAKARASDDETADVLDWLSHGASPVVKDVTRD, from the coding sequence ATGTCTACTGGTGCGCAAAGTAAGGCCGTCGTCGCGGGTCAGCATGCCGACGGCCCGCGCCTGCTCGCGGACGTCGGCGGCACCAACGCGCGCTTCGCGCTGGAGACCGGGCCGGGCGAGATCACGCAGATCCGCGTCTATCCCGGCGCCGACTATCCGACGATCACCGACGCGATCCGCAAGTATCTGAAGGACGTGAAGATCAGCCGCGTGAACCACGCGGCGATCGCGATCGCGAACCCGGTCGACGGCGACCAGGTCACGATGACCAATCACGACTGGAGCTTCTCGATCGAGGCGACGCGCCGCGCGCTCGGCTTCGACACGCTGCTGGTCGTCAACGATTTCACCGCGCTCGCGATGGCGCTGCCGGGCCTGACCGACGCGCAGCGCGTGCAGATCGGCGGCGGCACGCGCCGCCAGAACAGCGTGATCGGCCTGCTCGGGCCCGGCACCGGGCTCGGCGTCTCGGGGCTGATTCCCGCCGACGACCGCTGGATCGCGCTCGGCAGCGAAGGCGGCCACGCATCGTTCGCGCCGCAGGACGAGCGCGAGGATCTGGTGCTGCAGTACGCGCGCAAGAAGTTTCCGCACGTGTCGTTCGAGCGCGTGTGCGCGGGCCCCGGCATGGAGATCGTCTATCGCGCGCTCGCCGCGCGCGACAAGAAGCGCGTCGCCGCGACCGTCGACACGGCCGAGATCGTCGAGCGCGCGCATGCGGGCGACGCGCTCGCGCTCGAGGCGGTCGACTGCTTCTGCGCGATTCTCGGCACGTTCGCCGGCAATATCGCGGTGACGCTCGGCGCGCTCGGCGGCGTCTATATCGGCGGCGGCGTCGCGCTGAAACTCGGCGAGCTGTTCACGCGCTCGCCGTTCCGCGCGCGCTTCGAGGCGAAGGGCCGCTTCGAAGCGTATCTCGCGAACATCCCGACCTACCTGATCACGGCCGAGTATCCGGCCTTCCTCGGCGTGTCGGCGATCCTCGCGGAGCAGTTGTCGAACCGCTCCGGCGGCGCGTCTTCGGCCGTGTTCGAGCGGATCCGCCAGATGCGCGATGCGCTCACGCCGGCCGAGCGCCGCGTCGCCGATCTCGCGCTGAACCACCCGCGCTCGATCATCAACGACCCGATCGTCGACATCGCGCGCAAGGCCGACGTCAGCCAGCCGACCGTGATCCGCTTCTGCCGCTCGCTCGGCTGCCAGGGGCTGTCCGACTTCAAGCTGAAGCTCGCGACGGGCCTCACCGGCACGATTCCGATGAGCCACAGCCAGGTGCATCTCGGCGACACGGCCACCGACTTCGGCGCGAAGGTGCTCGACAACACGGTCTCCGCGATCCTGCAGCTGCGCGAGCACCTGAACTTCGAGCATGTCGAGAATGCGATCGAGACGCTCAACGGCGCGCGGCGCATCGAGTTCTACGGGCTCGGCAACTCGAACATCGTCGCGCAGGACGCGCACTACAAGTTCTTCCGCTTCGGGATCCCGACCATCGCGTACGGCGACCTGTACATGCAGGCCGCGTCGGCCGCGCTGCTCGGCAAGGGCGACGTGATCGTCGCGGTGTCGAAGTCCGGGCGCGCGCCCGAGCTGCTGCGCGTGCTCGACGTCGCGATGCAGGCCGGCGCCAAGGTGATCGCGATCACGTCGAGCAATACGCCGCTCGCGAAGCGCGCGACCGTCGCGCTCGAAACCGATCACATCGAGATGCGCGAATCGCAGCTGTCGATGATCTCGCGGATCCTGCATCTGCTGATGATCGACATCCTGGCGGTCGGCGTCGCGATCCGCCGCGCGTCGCCGAACGGCGAACTGTCCGAAGCGGTCGCGCAGGCGAAGGCGCGCGCGAGCGACGACGAAACCGCCGACGTGCTCGACTGGCTGAGCCACGGCGCATCGCCGGTGGTGAAGGACGTCACGCGCGACTGA
- a CDS encoding Bcr/CflA family multidrug efflux MFS transporter, whose translation MSHAVRRRPDARLILLLGALAACGPIATDMYLPSLPSIADGFSVSPGAAQRTLTSFMAGFSIGMLLYGPLSDTWGRRPVLLGGIALFTLASVGCFVAGSIDMLILVRFLQALGAGAASVLARAIARDAHEPTDAAKVLSMVAIVTAVGPLLAPLIGGQILRFAGWRGVFVVLAAFGALCAAAAYLRVPETWPKERRKSAAVLASFAAYGRILSDPVAWGHMLCGGMAFASMFSYITATPFVYIEYFHVSPQHYGLLFGLNVVGIMIGNFANTRLVGRLGSLRIIAAASLVSCIASLAVALVALTGWGGLWSIVVCLFFVVGVVGILSANCTTDLMHRYPHNAGASAAVFGAMQLALGALASVAIGALADGTPFAMGVTIGVSGVLCFVGRVLVLRWHGRPVKAGA comes from the coding sequence ATGTCACACGCTGTCCGGCGCCGGCCCGATGCCCGGCTGATCCTGTTGCTCGGTGCGCTCGCCGCCTGCGGGCCGATCGCCACCGACATGTACCTGCCGAGCCTGCCGTCGATCGCCGACGGCTTCTCGGTCAGCCCCGGCGCCGCGCAGCGCACGCTGACGAGCTTTATGGCCGGCTTCTCGATCGGCATGCTGCTGTACGGCCCGCTGTCCGACACCTGGGGCCGCCGCCCCGTGCTGCTCGGCGGCATCGCGCTGTTTACACTCGCGAGCGTCGGCTGTTTCGTCGCAGGCTCGATCGACATGCTGATTCTCGTGCGCTTCCTGCAGGCGCTCGGCGCGGGCGCGGCGTCGGTGCTCGCGCGCGCGATCGCGCGCGACGCGCACGAGCCGACCGACGCGGCGAAGGTGCTGTCGATGGTCGCGATCGTCACCGCGGTCGGCCCGCTGCTCGCGCCGCTGATCGGCGGCCAGATCCTGCGTTTCGCCGGCTGGCGCGGCGTGTTCGTCGTGCTCGCCGCGTTCGGCGCGCTGTGCGCGGCGGCCGCGTACCTGCGCGTGCCCGAGACCTGGCCGAAGGAGCGGCGCAAGAGCGCGGCCGTGCTCGCGTCGTTCGCGGCGTACGGGCGCATCCTGTCCGATCCGGTCGCGTGGGGCCACATGCTGTGCGGCGGGATGGCGTTCGCGTCGATGTTCTCGTACATCACCGCGACGCCGTTCGTGTACATCGAATATTTCCACGTGTCGCCGCAGCACTACGGGCTGCTGTTCGGGCTGAACGTCGTCGGCATCATGATCGGCAACTTCGCGAACACGCGGCTGGTCGGCCGCCTCGGCTCGCTGCGGATCATCGCGGCCGCGTCGCTGGTGAGCTGCATCGCGTCGCTCGCGGTCGCGCTCGTCGCGCTGACGGGGTGGGGCGGCCTGTGGTCGATCGTCGTGTGCCTGTTCTTCGTGGTCGGCGTGGTCGGGATCCTGTCCGCGAACTGCACGACCGACCTGATGCATCGCTATCCGCACAACGCGGGCGCGTCGGCGGCCGTGTTCGGTGCGATGCAGCTCGCGCTCGGCGCGCTGGCGAGCGTCGCGATCGGTGCGCTCGCGGACGGCACGCCGTTCGCGATGGGCGTCACGATCGGCGTGTCGGGCGTGCTGTGTTTCGTCGGGCGCGTGCTCGTGCTGCGCTGGCACGGCCGGCCGGTGAAAGCGGGCGCCTGA
- the hemL gene encoding glutamate-1-semialdehyde 2,1-aminomutase, whose amino-acid sequence MSNNQILFERAQKTIPGGVNSPVRAFRSVGGTPRFVARAQGPYFWDADGKQYIDYIGSWGPMIVGHVHPDVLDAVQKVLADGFSFGAPTEAEIEIAEEICKLVPSIEQVRMVSSGTEATMSALRLARGFTGRSRIVKFEGCYHGHADSLLVKAGSGLLTFGNPTSAGVPADIAKHTTVLEYNNVAALEEAFGAFGDEIAAVIVEPVAGNMNLVRGTPEFLNALRTLCTKHGAVLIFDEVMCGFRVALGGAQAHYGIAADLTCLGKVIGGGMPAAAFGGRRDIMAHLAPLGGVYQAGTLSGNPIAVAAGLKTLQLIQAPGFYDALTAQTKRLADGLAAEARAAGVPFAADSIGAMFGLYFAERVPTSFAEVTKSDIERFNRFFHLMLDEGVYFAPSAYEAGFVSSTHDDAVIDATLAAARRAFAALAA is encoded by the coding sequence ATGTCCAACAATCAGATCCTCTTCGAACGCGCCCAGAAGACCATTCCCGGCGGCGTCAATTCGCCGGTGCGCGCGTTCCGTTCGGTCGGCGGCACCCCGCGCTTCGTCGCGCGCGCGCAAGGCCCGTACTTCTGGGACGCCGACGGCAAGCAGTACATCGACTACATCGGCTCGTGGGGCCCGATGATCGTCGGCCACGTCCATCCGGACGTGCTCGACGCCGTGCAGAAGGTGCTCGCCGACGGCTTCTCGTTCGGTGCGCCGACCGAAGCCGAGATCGAGATCGCCGAGGAAATCTGCAAGCTCGTGCCGTCGATCGAGCAGGTGCGGATGGTGTCGAGCGGCACCGAGGCCACGATGAGCGCGCTGCGCCTCGCGCGCGGCTTCACGGGCCGCAGCCGGATCGTCAAGTTCGAGGGCTGCTACCACGGTCACGCGGACAGCCTGCTCGTGAAGGCAGGCTCGGGCCTGCTGACGTTCGGCAACCCGACCTCGGCCGGCGTGCCCGCCGACATCGCCAAGCACACGACCGTCCTCGAATACAACAACGTCGCCGCGCTCGAAGAAGCGTTCGGCGCGTTCGGCGACGAGATCGCCGCGGTGATCGTCGAGCCGGTCGCCGGCAACATGAACCTCGTGCGCGGCACGCCGGAATTCCTGAACGCGCTGCGCACGCTGTGCACGAAGCACGGCGCCGTGCTGATCTTCGACGAAGTGATGTGCGGCTTCCGCGTCGCGCTCGGCGGCGCGCAGGCGCACTACGGGATCGCAGCCGACCTCACCTGCCTCGGCAAGGTGATCGGCGGCGGGATGCCGGCTGCCGCGTTCGGCGGCCGCCGCGACATCATGGCCCACCTCGCGCCGCTCGGCGGCGTGTACCAGGCCGGCACGCTGTCGGGCAACCCGATCGCGGTCGCCGCCGGCCTGAAGACGCTGCAGCTGATCCAGGCGCCCGGCTTCTACGACGCGCTCACCGCGCAAACGAAACGCCTCGCCGACGGCCTCGCGGCCGAAGCGCGCGCGGCCGGCGTGCCGTTCGCGGCCGACTCGATCGGCGCGATGTTCGGCCTGTACTTCGCCGAGCGCGTGCCGACCAGCTTCGCCGAAGTCACGAAGAGCGACATCGAGCGCTTCAACCGCTTCTTCCACCTGATGCTCGACGAAGGCGTCTACTTCGCGCCGTCCGCGTACGAAGCCGGCTTCGTGTCGAGCACGCACGACGACGCGGTGATCGACGCGACGCTCGCGGCCGCGCGCCGCGCGTTCGCGGCACTCGCCGCCTGA
- a CDS encoding isocitrate lyase translates to MAQYQDDIKAIAALKEAHGSAWDAINPEYAARMRAQNKFKTGLDIARYTAGIMRADMAAYDADPSKYTQSLGCWHGFIGQQKMISIKKHFNSTERRYLYLSGWMVAALRSEFGPLPDQSMHEKTAVSALIRELYTFLRQADARELGGLFRELDAAEGAAAKAAIQEKIDNHVTHVVPIIADIDAGFGNAEATYLLAKQFIEAGACCIQIENQVSDEKQCGHQDGKVTVPHEDFLAKIRAIRYAFLELGVDDGIIVARTDSLGAGLTKQIAVTREPGDLGDQYNSFLDCDEISADALGNGDVVIKRDGKLLRPKRLPSNLFQFRAGTGEARCVLDCITALQNGADLLWIETEKPHIAQIGGMVSEIRKVIPNAKLVYNNSPSFNWTLNFRQQAYDAMKAAGKDVSAYDRARLMSVEYDDSELAALADEKIRTFQADASREAGIFHHLITLPTYHTAALSTDNLAKEYFGDQGMLGYVAGVQRKEIRQGIACVKHQNMSGSDIGDDHKEYFSGEAALKAAGKDNTMNQF, encoded by the coding sequence ATGGCCCAGTATCAGGACGACATCAAGGCAATTGCCGCTTTGAAAGAAGCGCACGGCAGCGCATGGGATGCGATCAATCCCGAGTACGCCGCCCGCATGCGCGCACAGAACAAGTTCAAGACGGGCCTGGACATCGCCCGGTACACGGCCGGGATCATGCGCGCCGACATGGCCGCCTACGATGCGGATCCGTCCAAGTACACGCAATCGCTGGGCTGCTGGCACGGCTTCATCGGCCAGCAGAAGATGATCTCCATCAAGAAGCACTTCAACAGCACCGAGCGCCGTTATCTGTACCTGTCCGGCTGGATGGTCGCCGCGCTGCGCTCCGAGTTCGGCCCGCTGCCGGACCAGTCGATGCACGAAAAGACCGCCGTCAGCGCGCTGATCCGCGAGCTGTACACGTTCCTGCGCCAGGCCGACGCCCGTGAGCTGGGCGGCCTGTTCCGCGAGCTGGATGCCGCCGAAGGCGCTGCCGCCAAGGCCGCGATCCAGGAAAAGATCGACAACCACGTCACGCACGTCGTGCCGATCATCGCCGACATCGATGCGGGCTTCGGCAACGCCGAGGCGACCTACCTGCTGGCCAAGCAGTTCATCGAAGCGGGCGCATGCTGCATCCAGATCGAGAACCAGGTGTCCGACGAGAAGCAGTGCGGCCACCAGGACGGCAAGGTGACCGTGCCGCACGAGGACTTCCTCGCGAAGATCCGCGCGATCCGCTACGCGTTCCTGGAACTGGGCGTGGACGACGGCATCATCGTCGCCCGCACCGACTCGCTGGGCGCCGGCCTGACCAAGCAGATCGCCGTGACGCGCGAGCCGGGCGACCTCGGCGACCAGTACAACTCGTTCCTCGATTGCGACGAGATCTCGGCGGACGCGCTGGGCAACGGTGACGTCGTCATCAAGCGCGACGGCAAGCTGCTGCGTCCGAAGCGCCTGCCGAGCAACCTGTTCCAGTTCCGCGCCGGCACGGGCGAGGCACGCTGCGTGCTGGACTGCATCACCGCGCTGCAAAACGGTGCCGACCTGCTGTGGATCGAAACCGAAAAGCCGCACATCGCGCAGATCGGCGGCATGGTCAGCGAGATCCGCAAGGTCATCCCGAACGCGAAGCTCGTGTACAACAACAGCCCGTCGTTCAACTGGACGCTGAACTTCCGTCAGCAGGCCTATGACGCGATGAAGGCCGCGGGCAAGGATGTGTCGGCGTACGACCGCGCGCGGCTGATGAGCGTCGAATACGACGACTCCGAGCTGGCCGCGCTCGCCGACGAAAAGATCCGCACCTTCCAGGCCGATGCGTCGCGCGAAGCCGGGATCTTCCATCACCTGATCACGCTGCCGACGTACCACACGGCCGCACTGTCGACCGACAACCTGGCCAAGGAATACTTCGGCGATCAGGGCATGCTCGGTTACGTGGCCGGCGTGCAGCGCAAGGAAATCCGTCAGGGCATCGCGTGCGTCAAGCACCAGAACATGTCCGGCTCGGATATCGGCGACGACCACAAGGAATACTTCAGCGGCGAAGCAGCGCTGAAGGCGGCGGGCAAGGACAACACGATGAACCAGTTCTGA
- the pgl gene encoding 6-phosphogluconolactonase, producing MIEIHAFDTQEAQSEALARAVGDALRTALAGPARPTLAVSGGTSPRPFLQTLSHAALDWAGVDVTLVDDRWVPEHDAASNAQLVRDTLLQHAAAPARFLPLVDTRTTLDAQVAALNANPDYRVPDVAVLGMGEDGHTASIFADAPEWDHAIATSERFVAVHPGAAPHARVSYSLDALKRVRHLFLLIAGSRKRDVLDAAAATLQKNAISQLANDKGTKLDVYWCAK from the coding sequence GTGATCGAGATCCACGCTTTCGACACCCAGGAAGCGCAAAGCGAAGCGCTCGCGCGCGCCGTCGGCGACGCGCTGCGCACCGCGCTCGCCGGCCCCGCGCGGCCGACGCTCGCGGTGTCCGGCGGCACCAGCCCGCGCCCGTTCCTGCAAACGCTGTCGCACGCGGCGCTCGACTGGGCCGGCGTCGACGTCACGCTGGTCGACGACCGCTGGGTGCCGGAACATGACGCGGCCAGCAACGCGCAGCTCGTGCGCGACACGCTGCTGCAGCACGCGGCGGCCCCTGCCCGCTTCCTGCCGCTCGTCGACACGCGCACCACGCTCGACGCGCAGGTTGCCGCGCTGAACGCGAACCCCGACTATCGCGTGCCGGACGTCGCGGTGCTCGGCATGGGCGAGGACGGCCACACCGCGTCGATCTTCGCGGACGCGCCCGAATGGGATCACGCGATCGCGACGTCCGAGCGCTTCGTCGCGGTGCATCCGGGCGCCGCGCCGCACGCGCGCGTGAGCTACTCGCTCGATGCGCTCAAGCGCGTCCGGCACCTGTTCCTGCTGATCGCGGGCAGCCGCAAGCGCGACGTCCTCGACGCCGCGGCAGCCACGCTGCAGAAGAACGCGATTTCCCAACTGGCCAACGACAAGGGGACCAAGCTCGATGTCTACTGGTGCGCAAAGTAA
- the ribD gene encoding bifunctional diaminohydroxyphosphoribosylaminopyrimidine deaminase/5-amino-6-(5-phosphoribosylamino)uracil reductase RibD produces MFSDIDFAHMQRALALAARGMYTTTPNPRVGCVIVKGGDVIGEGYTQPAGHDHAEVQALKDARARGHDVAGSTVYVTLEPCSHFGRTPPCANALIEARVAKVVAAMEDPNPQVSGRGLGMLRDAGIDVRCGLLAHEAGELNIGFVSRMTRGRPWVRMKSAATLDGRTALPSGESQWITGDAARLDGHAWRARACAILTGIGTVREDNPLLTVRGIDTPRQPQRVLVDSRLELPLDARLLEGAPLLIFCGQLDAAGEARAAALKARGAEIVPLANAHGKVDLPAMLATLGARGINELHVEAGHKLNGSLLREQCVDELLVYLAPSLLGGDAAGMFDLAAPANLDARTRLVFHQIERIGDDLRILARFAPPPATH; encoded by the coding sequence ATGTTCTCGGATATCGACTTCGCCCACATGCAGCGCGCGCTCGCGCTGGCGGCGCGCGGCATGTATACGACCACGCCGAACCCGCGCGTGGGCTGCGTGATCGTCAAGGGCGGCGACGTGATCGGCGAAGGCTACACGCAGCCGGCCGGCCACGATCACGCGGAAGTGCAGGCGCTGAAGGATGCGCGCGCGCGCGGCCACGACGTCGCGGGCTCGACCGTCTACGTGACGCTCGAGCCGTGCAGTCATTTCGGCCGCACGCCGCCGTGCGCGAACGCGCTGATCGAGGCGCGCGTCGCGAAGGTCGTCGCCGCGATGGAAGACCCGAATCCGCAGGTGTCGGGGCGCGGTCTCGGCATGTTGCGCGACGCGGGCATCGACGTGCGCTGCGGGCTGCTCGCGCATGAAGCGGGCGAGCTGAACATTGGCTTCGTGTCGCGCATGACGCGCGGCCGCCCGTGGGTGCGGATGAAGAGTGCCGCGACGCTCGACGGGCGCACCGCGCTGCCGTCCGGCGAAAGCCAGTGGATCACCGGCGACGCCGCGCGCCTCGACGGCCATGCATGGCGCGCGCGCGCGTGCGCGATCCTCACCGGCATCGGCACCGTACGCGAGGACAACCCGCTGCTGACCGTGCGCGGCATCGACACGCCGCGCCAGCCGCAGCGCGTGCTGGTCGACAGCCGGCTCGAGCTGCCGCTCGATGCGCGGCTGCTCGAAGGCGCGCCGCTGCTGATCTTCTGCGGCCAACTCGACGCCGCCGGCGAAGCGCGCGCGGCCGCACTGAAGGCGCGCGGCGCGGAGATCGTGCCGCTCGCGAACGCGCACGGCAAGGTCGACCTGCCCGCGATGCTGGCTACGCTCGGCGCGCGCGGCATCAACGAGCTGCATGTCGAGGCTGGCCACAAGCTGAACGGCTCGCTGCTGCGCGAGCAGTGCGTCGACGAACTGCTCGTCTATCTCGCGCCGAGCCTGCTCGGCGGCGACGCGGCCGGCATGTTCGACCTCGCCGCGCCGGCGAACCTCGACGCGCGCACGCGGCTCGTGTTTCACCAGATCGAGCGGATCGGCGACGATCTGCGGATCCTGGCGCGTTTTGCGCCGCCCCCCGCCACTCATTGA
- the zwf gene encoding glucose-6-phosphate dehydrogenase, with protein sequence MHTDSSFTFVLFGGTGDLSMRKILPALFEAHRAQMLAEGGRIIAVARHESDRAGYLEWVDTHVKPHAAKAAGKAFDEAAWKSFLDRIEYVQLDLGRAEDYVVLRDAIASLPGIRVFYLATGPSLFVPICKALASVGLNEGSRIVLEKPLGYDLRSSTAINDAVGEIFAEGQIYRIDHYLGKEPVQNLLALRFGNALFEPLWRREWVESIQITIAEELGVEARGDFYDNTGALRDMVQNHLLQLLSIVAMEPPHSMDSDSVRDEKLRVLRALKPVDPRDIGKVAVRGQYHAGVIKGAQVPAYATEPGVKPDSQTETFVALKAEIENWRWAGVPFFLRTGKRLADRVAEIVVNFRPVPHSALGPTALRPGSNRLVIRLQPNETIRLYCLAKQPGEGMNLASVHLDLAFDQFFKEGQMEAYQRLLLDVINGRLALFVRRDEQEAAWQWVEPILNEWARSLKPPKPYAAGTWGPAAASAMLAQHGTCWLEEEN encoded by the coding sequence ATGCATACCGATTCCAGCTTCACCTTCGTACTTTTCGGCGGCACCGGCGATCTGTCGATGCGCAAGATCCTGCCCGCGCTGTTCGAAGCGCACCGCGCGCAGATGCTCGCGGAAGGCGGCCGGATCATCGCCGTCGCGCGACACGAATCGGATCGCGCCGGCTATCTCGAATGGGTCGACACGCATGTGAAGCCGCACGCGGCAAAGGCGGCCGGCAAGGCCTTCGACGAAGCCGCGTGGAAGTCCTTCCTCGATCGCATCGAATACGTGCAGCTCGATCTCGGCCGCGCGGAGGATTACGTCGTGCTGCGCGACGCGATCGCGTCGCTGCCCGGCATCCGCGTGTTCTACCTGGCGACGGGCCCGTCGCTCTTTGTGCCGATCTGCAAGGCGCTCGCGTCGGTCGGCCTGAACGAAGGCTCGCGCATCGTGCTCGAGAAGCCGCTCGGCTACGACCTGCGTTCGTCGACCGCGATCAACGACGCGGTCGGCGAGATCTTCGCGGAAGGCCAGATCTACCGGATCGACCACTACCTCGGCAAGGAACCGGTACAGAACCTGCTCGCGCTGCGCTTCGGCAATGCGCTGTTCGAGCCGCTGTGGCGCCGCGAATGGGTCGAGAGCATCCAGATCACGATCGCCGAGGAGCTCGGCGTCGAGGCGCGCGGCGATTTCTACGACAATACGGGCGCGCTGCGCGACATGGTGCAGAACCACCTGCTGCAACTGCTGTCGATCGTCGCGATGGAGCCGCCGCATTCGATGGACTCCGACTCGGTGCGCGACGAGAAGCTGCGCGTGCTGCGGGCGCTGAAGCCGGTCGATCCGCGCGACATCGGCAAGGTCGCGGTGCGCGGCCAGTATCATGCGGGCGTGATCAAGGGCGCGCAGGTGCCGGCCTACGCGACCGAGCCGGGCGTGAAGCCCGACAGCCAGACCGAGACCTTCGTCGCGCTGAAGGCCGAGATCGAGAACTGGCGCTGGGCCGGCGTGCCGTTTTTCCTGCGCACCGGCAAGCGGCTCGCGGACCGCGTCGCGGAGATCGTCGTCAACTTCCGTCCGGTGCCGCACTCGGCGCTCGGGCCGACCGCGCTGCGGCCCGGCTCGAACCGCCTCGTGATCCGCCTGCAGCCGAACGAGACGATCCGCCTGTACTGTCTCGCGAAGCAGCCCGGCGAAGGGATGAATCTTGCGAGCGTGCACCTCGACCTCGCGTTCGACCAGTTCTTCAAGGAAGGGCAGATGGAGGCGTACCAGCGCCTGCTGCTCGACGTGATCAACGGCCGTCTCGCGCTGTTCGTGCGGCGCGACGAGCAGGAAGCCGCGTGGCAGTGGGTCGAGCCGATCCTGAACGAATGGGCGCGCTCGCTGAAGCCGCCGAAGCCGTACGCGGCGGGGACGTGGGGGCCGGCCGCGGCGAGCGCGATGCTCGCGCAGCACGGCACGTGCTGGCTCGAGGAAGAGAACTGA
- a CDS encoding riboflavin synthase, with translation MFTGIVAAVGRIESITPLGASPEAGVRLSVQAGGLDLADVALGDSIAIQGACMTVIEKTDAAFDVEVSRESLNRTVGLAEPGDVNLEKALRAHDRLGGHIVSGHVDGLGTVSCFAPVGESHELRIVAPRELGRYLAYKGSITVNGVSLTVNSVEDLADGSEFSINLIPHTVEVTTLRHLKAGDKVNLEVDMIARYVERMLSTAPDGDKPLK, from the coding sequence ATGTTTACCGGAATTGTCGCGGCCGTCGGCCGCATCGAATCGATCACGCCGCTCGGCGCTTCGCCCGAGGCGGGTGTGCGCCTGTCCGTGCAGGCCGGCGGACTCGACCTCGCCGACGTCGCGCTCGGCGACAGCATCGCGATCCAGGGCGCGTGCATGACTGTGATCGAAAAGACCGACGCCGCGTTCGACGTCGAGGTATCGCGCGAAAGCCTGAACCGCACGGTCGGCCTCGCCGAGCCGGGCGACGTCAATCTCGAGAAGGCGCTGCGCGCACACGACCGGCTCGGCGGCCATATCGTGTCGGGCCACGTCGACGGGCTCGGCACCGTGTCGTGCTTCGCGCCGGTCGGCGAATCGCACGAACTGCGCATCGTCGCGCCGCGCGAGCTCGGCCGCTATCTCGCGTACAAGGGCTCGATCACGGTCAACGGCGTGAGCCTGACCGTGAATTCGGTCGAGGATCTGGCGGACGGCTCCGAATTCTCGATCAACCTGATTCCGCATACGGTCGAGGTCACGACGCTGCGTCATCTGAAGGCCGGGGACAAGGTCAATCTCGAGGTCGACATGATTGCGCGGTATGTGGAGCGGATGCTGTCGACCGCACCCGATGGCGACAAGCCGTTGAAGTAA